A region of the Apium graveolens cultivar Ventura chromosome 6, ASM990537v1, whole genome shotgun sequence genome:
ATTTGAACAGAATGCATCCCTCAgctattaattttaattcaataTGCACCCTTTTGACTAATTGGCGTGAATATTTAACAGTCAACGGTTAGACAGAGGGTTAATTCTGTAATTTTactaaatatataattaaaataaaagagaaATGAAATATGTCCCCTCAATTGTTCTTTTTTCATTTCCCCCCTTTTCTTCTAAACCCCTAACCCGTCGACGATTGgaaaccctaaaaatacaacgATTGGATCACGAAATTGACACAACATGCGAGGACGATTAAGGATAGTTGATGGAGATAATACGACTTGGGCGAAAGTTCCTGCTGAATATTGGGTGAAAGTGTTGGAGGAAGGTGAAGAAGTTCCGGTGATCGAAGAACCCAAACTGGCGAATGGGTCTGACATACCTGATTATTCTTCTGAGGGTACATTTCTATGACCTGGATTATATTTCAAGTATAGTTTATTTTGATTTTGCATGCATGAGTTAGTATTTGTTTATATGTGTAGTTGCCTCTGtgatatatatataatgtgtggAAGTACTTTGTGGTCCCGTTTGTGTCTCCATTAGGAATATAGATATTTTAGTCAATAAACAAATATTTGATACTCTGTTTGTTTGTcgtattttaaaaattgtttgaTCTGTAAGTTTATTGAaggatatatatatttaaattttacaGCTTTTCCAAAGTATTTTTCAATTAAAGTGCACCATGGTGGAGAATTTGACGAGGGTCCGAATGCGTACATTGGTGGTGAAATGAGTTATTTTGACATGTGTTCAGAAAAGGATTTTAATTTATATGACTTGGAGTCCATGATGACAGAGCTAGGCCTAGTCATAGGTGAATACTGTGTGTGGTTTTGCTTGTCAGACAGTGAATTACTGAAAGGATTGCTTCCAGTTGTTACAACTGTAGATGTGGAAGCACTGAGTGATTTTATTTGTTATAGTAGATGTTTGAATTTGTACACCACTGATTCAGTTATTAATTTTGGGGGAGATTTGTATGATTTCTCATTCACTCAGTTGGAAGAGGATGACAGAGTAGAGAGAATTGAGGATATTAGGGAGGAATGTGAATATAGAGAGAAGGATAGGGTTGAGGACTGTGAAAATGGAGAGGAAGGCAAAGAGGATGATAAGCTTAGTTTTGAAGGGGATAGTTCAAATGTCGATTCCAGTGATAGCGAGGTAGACATACTAccaaagaagaagaaaagaattCCTCCTCCTTACAGGACCAGAAGAAAAGGAAGATATTCAATGTTGAGGGTAAGTATTTGTGTTTGAAAGTTTAAGCTTTTTCTGATAAGATTGTTTTTTTCTGACCTTTTTCTGTTCATCATTTATTAGGGATTATTCAAAAATACTGAAGAAACCCCAGTAATCTTGGAAGACAGTGGTCCTGATGCTAGTCAGCCTAGTCAAGAAGAAGTTGTACCTGATAAAGGAAAGAGGCAAGCACATGCTAAGAAAGCTAAGGCGAGGAAGAGAGTTAAGGGTATTTGTAAAGAAGTAAGACAAGATGAGCAGGGTGATCCACTTGAAGAAGATGGGCAAGGTGATCCAATTGTAGGTGATCCAATTCAAGAGGTAGAGCTAGCTGATGATTCCAAGTTTGAAAAGGTAGCTGATGATTCTAGTTCAGAGGGCAGCTACaatagttctgatgaaagaatgGCCATATCTAGCTGTGATGAAGAGGAGTTCCAGTTTCCAGAATTCAATGAAATGACAGATATGGGTACTCCTTGGTTTAAACTTGGAATGCTATTTAGTAGTGGCACCATTTTCAGAGCAGCAGTTCGAAAGCATGCTATTGTTCAACAAAGGCCTATAAGACTGAAGAAGAATTTGGCAAACAAAATAAAATGGATTTGCAGTGGGGGTTGTGAATGGAAATGCTATGGGATAAAACAGCAAAGGTCAGAGTCCATTCAAATCAAAACATTTCTTGGTCAACACACCTGCAATCCAACATGGGAACAAAAGTGTGTTAATTCTACATGGATAGCTGCTGAGTATGAGGATGAAATCAGAATGAACACCACATGGCCAACACAAGCATTTCATTCTAGAGTTGTCAATGACTTAAAGTGTAAAATCTCCTTAGCTATGATTTACAGAGCATTGAAAAAAGCAAAAGACAACATTCTTGGGAAGCATGAAATGGAGTATGCCAAGGTATTTGCATATGCTAATGAGATAAAGAAGCAGATGCCTACCTCAACTGTGAAAATAATGTTTGAGCAAGCTGAACCAGGAGTGACTAATATGAGGTTCAAGAGGTTTTATGTATGCCTTGGCCCCTTGAAAGAAGGATTTCTTGATGGTTGCAGGCCCTTGATAGGTTTAGATGGATGCCATCTAAAAGGTCCCCTTGGTGGTATACTACTAACAGCAGTTGCAACTGATCCCAATGATGGGATGTATCCCCTTGCTTGGGCACAAGTGGAGGCTGAAAACAATGACTCTTGGGAATGGTTTATTAGGCTGCTGAAAGATGATTTAAGAATGGAGAATGAAGGATCTTATACCTTCATTTCAGAGAGGCAGAAAGGCCTTGTCAATGCACTTGAATCCCAAGTACCTGCAGCTGAGCATCGCTTTTGTGTGATGCACCTGTACAAGAATTTATGGAAGGAGCACAAGGGTATTGGTGTGAGAAGGTTATTATGGAGTGCAGCTAAATCCACTACAGATTATCACTACAACATGAATATGGGTGCACTGAAAAAGGTAAGACTTCTACATTTAATTCACAATGTATATCAATTATGTAAATCATTTTATGTTCTTGACATCAACTGTGACTATAATATCAGCTTGCACCAAGGGCATATGACTGGTTGGCTGCTAAGCCAAAGTCCCAATGGACCAGGTCAGCCTTCAGAGAAGTATGCAAAAGTGACATGTTTGTCAATAATAATTGTGAGGTGTTCAACCATGCTAGTAACAAGTTCAGAGATATGAGCATAGTGACAATGATGAAGTCAATTCAAATTACTTGCATGGAAAGAATCTGTAAAAGGCTCACCGGAATGGAGCAGAAAGATACAGTTTTCTGCAACAAACCTCTTAAAAAGCTATAGAGGTAATTTCAACACTTTTCATTCCATATTTTGACTGCTATTTTTCTGCTAGGTAATTTAATATTTGTAAAATTTGTAGGTCAATGGAAATGGCTGCTAGGGCAAGACCATCTTGGAATGGTGGGAGTAAATATCTAGTAACTATGACTGAAGGAGGCCATCAAATAGTTTGTGACCTACAAAACCGTACTTGTGCCTGTAGGAAATGGCAATTGACAGGTATTGCCTGTTTTCATGCATGTGCTTGTATTTTTTTCCAAAAACAAAGTCCCTTAGATTACATGCATGAGTGCCACAAGAAAGAGTGGTATTTGAGAGTGTACAGTCATATACTTGAACCTTTAAATGGAGAAGAATTCTGGGAGGAAACAAATGAGACACCTATATTACCTCCACTGCCAAGAATTGCTCCAGGAAGGCCTAAGAAAAAAAGGGACAAAACTAATGACATTATCCAAACAAGAATAAATGATCTAACTATGTTAAAGAGGACTGGTACTTCAGTTCAATGCACTTGGTGTGGAGCATGGGGACACAACACTAGGACATGCCAGACAAAGGTAAAATTTTCCATTTCTTCTACATTTATCTCCTTGTTTTCTGTTAATGAAAATTAACCACCTTTACTGCTACATTTGTCACTTCATTCATGTGTAGAAAATTGACCAAGAAAAGAGACAGCAAGAAGAAGGAGCTATACCACCTGAAGAAACTTCTAAACCATGGACTTGCACCAACTGCAATCAAGTAGGACATAATAAAAGAACTTGCTCAGTGAAGGTAAATCACAGTCTATCACTACTATTATAATGGAGTATTATAATGAAAATTATGTGACAATTATATGGATTACCTTGATGCAGAAATGTAATACTAAACCATTTGCAAAAAAGGGAAAATCTGATAACCAACTTGGGACAAAGACCAAATCTGAAGTGAAAGAGAAAGTCCAACCATCAAAGGTCAACAAAAGTCCACTGAAGAAAGCTTTGAGGTCCAATGTTGTTGTTGCTGCTACTTCAACTCATGGTGGTATAATCAGGCCTTTCAAGCCACCCAGTCAGAAGAAGGGACTAAATTGGAATGGTGTTGATCCAGTTGAGGGACAAAAGTTTACATCTCTCAAAAACTTGGAAGCAACTAGGTTTAATATGCAGAAGCAGATGGGGAAGAAGAAAGTTTGACATGGTTATTTCAACCAACTTATGTTTTATTATTAGTATGGATGATAATCTTTGGCTGGACAATACACTTATCCATATTGTTATTTTGGTAGTAGTTATTGGTACCAAAACCTTATTTTGTTAGTACTATTTGCTACTATTTGCTACCGGTCATTTTGTGAATTAATGAAACTGCACTTTGGTATCTACTTTCATTTTGCATACACACGAATTGATTCACTGCAACCACCAACTACTACAACATTCAATCACAACCAACAACAATTATATTCAATGATGTTACAATTTTATTCAAACTCATAAACTCATACAATTGCAATTACTACATCACCAGTACATCATTCAGACAATACGTAACTTAACAAAATAAAAAACCAAGtgaacaacaacaataataacgtTTTACTACAActccttctttttgtttttgCCTCCTCCCAAACAGCTCTTTCATTCATTGCACTGCATTCATCCATCGGGGTACTAATCATTTCTGTTTGCCAGATATTTTTAAGCTCCGCTTCAAGCCCATTAATCCTCCGTATTAGGCCTGGGATAATTACACGAACTCTATCGCACATCGGAGGGTCAATCCAATTGAAAAAACTGCATTTTCTATATGGGCAAGCCAGAAATCGACGACCCGCATTTGCTGCTGTCCATGCGGTTTGCTGCACAGACCAGGCACCACAATAGCACTTGGCAGCCATTAAAATGAAGAGGTAGAAGAACGAAAATGGAAGAAGGAAGAAGAGGATGTATATGAGTGTTTATATAATACCCCCTGTATATATCATAGACTTTATAGCCGTTTACAAATTTTAGTTCATTATTACCCTTGGTTGACTAACGTTGACTGTTAACAGTTAACGGTAGTTAGCCCAAAGGGTGCAtgttgaattaaaattaatagcTGAGGGATGCATTCTGTTCAAATTAATAATTTGGGACCAAAGTGCGAAAGTAAAAATTTCTGAGGGGTGCAAAGTGCGATTTACTCGTTATTTTAATTTACAAGTTCATGAGGACATGGTAACTTACAGTTGTCTTTTATTGGTTATGATCCTTTTACAGTCATTTTATTACTCAGGCACACATGCCACCACCAAGGCTTCAATCTCAGACAAGGAGAAGGAAGGTATCTGCTATTCTTTGTTAGTAATTGAGCTTTGGATGTCTCCCGAGTCAGAGTATGTCGCTTAAATACGGTTTATCTTGGTTTACGTAATTTTACGTTGTTGGTTTGCAGTCGTAGGGTTTATCCAATGCGCACCTGAAGAGTAGGTGTTTTGGGTTACCTAAAAAAATAGAGGGACGGAAATAGAAAATTAACAATAATTTGTTTATCAGCTTCTATTAACACACAGTCAAAATCCTGAAGCAAAAAGTCCATTGATAAAAGAATTAATTTTTTAATCTGCTACTATTATTAGCACGAGGAATAATTTGTTTAAGTATGTTATTTGGCTTCTATTGATTTAGAAATGTACATTCTCAATCATAATTTAATTGCAACGTGTCAGCAATCTGGCAAGCTTAATTTCTTCACTGATACGAGGAAGAAAGCTGCTAAATGCCAATTGTTACCAATTACATCATGTATTTTAGGGTTTTTTTTACAAAGTTTTGCTGATTGCAAAGACATGCTAGTTTTCAGAGTTTTGTGCAGACGAGATCTCCAATCTTTTGTAGCAAAAATGGTTGGAGGGTAAACAGATAGTAGGTTGTAGACTCACTCAGAAAGTCAGAAATTACGGATCGAAGAAGAGCTTGGACAGAAGGATTTGTTTCTTCCTTAATTTGGTCACCACCTTGGCCTGGAAACATAGGCAAACCAAATATACCAAATAATAGTGTAACATGGTTACATGCATGAACATCTGTTTTGCAGAATATACAAGTATAACACAATGATACAGAAAGCAAATGCAATACTTTTTCGGAccataaaaaaattctaaaaaatttccTCAATGTTAAATCATCTGTCCAAAACAAGATTACACTGCTGGGAAACTAAGAGAGCAGAAAAAAAACGTCTAAATTTGGTTACAGGCCACTTCACCAACAATTAACTCAAAAGAACACAAACCAAACAACTTTGATTGTTTTGTACATTCTCATTCCTAGGGTACATCTTGAAAACGAAAAAGAAAACAGGTCTTGAAACAACTAATATATGTTTCAAAACTTTTGAAGATTTCGTAGCTCACTGGTATTATATAGCTGCCTAGACCTATAAAGgttaaaagcaattaaaaacgCTTTAAACTTTTTTTCAACTCACTTGGGTATATTAAcacagaatctacacaaagacCGCCTTTGGTGTGCGTGCAATCAATCTGGGTCATCGAAAACTTGACCTTTGTTAGTACAGCAGAATTTTCTACGACAAAATCTCCCCCATGATACAAAATCCAACTTCCAGGCTCCCGCAGATAGCACTGAGATGTAGCATGCTGACCATCTGATGTGGCAAGCTGGAACTTTACAGGTTTAATATCCCAACCATGGACATGTTCAGAATTGCAAACTTGTCGACAGAATCTTTTAGTACGCTTCCCTAGATGCAACCTGAAGAACAAGCTATAGCTTCCTACCGGGAAAGGGAACTCGACTTCTCCATTAACCTCGAACCACCACGTTTGCTGGAGATAAGCAATTGACTCAAATCTACATGAAAGTGAAAAGCTTCAAAATTAAAAGATTTAAAAAGATGTACCGATgcaaaaataatttaataataacaataataatctACTCAACCTGAGGAATTTGTATTAAAGCAGAAAACATAAAAGTTAAAACTTGTTAAGAATAAGTCAGGACAATAGTATACTGTAATTATTTTAAGTAAGGGAAAATCAAAAAGTTTCGGTGCTTTTATCAATATGCAATGGCGTGAGTTTGCATCCATATTCAAAATGGGCTGCTACATAAGATGGTCTTTAAGAACCAATATTCCATGCAAACACAGCCTCCAATTCTACATTTCAATTAAGACTGGTAATAGAAGTATCAAGGCTCAGTAGCATAAAGAGAACGGTGTTGacaaaattataataataataatctccGGAGTCTGGATATCCAAGAGCTAAAACAAACACATGAGAATCATGTCATGATGCATTTAGAATTCTACCGTGGCATGTTCGGGAACTCGGATTCatttaaaattgtacaaaataCATGTTTGGATAACCAAAAGAATTTGAATTTGATTCAATTCCATTATTCCAATACTTTCAAATAATATAAGCATATATTTGAAAATTTGAAATGACAACTCAACTCATGTCATTTGAAGTAAATTTCCAGTTCCCAAACACATTCTTATGTCATTGCAAGAATATAACCTACCAGAGTGGATTTTGTGTAGAGAGTGGAGACGTGTGTGAAAGTATTTAAAATCCTGCAATTGACGATAAGAAAAATAAAGAGTACAATAATATTCAAAGTGTACACAAACAATCAGTATACAATACACAAAAATATAGCATATAGGATCCCAAGGTTGTCGTCACCCGTCAGATAAACGAAGATATTTCAGTTTCTGTACAGAGGGGGCCATGCATAGGGTAACTTCCCAACACCCCGATTTTTAATCTCTCTCCGTGTCTGTCTCTGTCACCCACAAGCACAAACACACACCAGCAAGCAAgcaaaaaaacaaacaaacataTTTAGACTTGAACGGTCACAAAACTTAGAGGTTTGGGGCGGTTGTTCAATACTCATAAATGAGAATTGAATTGTGAAGACAAAATACCTATGAAGGAATGCAACAACAGAATTAACCTAACCCCAATGGTTTAGTCATTTTGGTTACATAGTCCAATAATAAACCTCATTAATAAGACAAACACATGAGAGTTTATGATGTATCCATCTGGTACTAAAGACTGACAGACAACCAGCTTCCATCACAAGCTATAGTATTCTGTGACAAATCACGGATCAATCAAATGTAGGAGAACATATTTTTACTTAATTTGGAGCAATAAATGTCTCGAACACCTGGATTCGATCAGCAAAATCCAAAAAAATACCAAGTAAATAACACACACCATTTTCCACTAATTCAAAAACAAAAAGCATAACATAAAATTGCCTCCAATATTCTCACCTAGACTCCCCTGAAGGTATCCTATTCCAGTATCTCCTATCCTCGATCCCCGTAATCGCCAACCCATATGAAGATATCAACAAACAAGTCTTTCCTGACCTCTTTTCTAACCAAGCTTCCTGCACACAAGCCAAATCACCCTGATCAGCAAAACTTATCTAAAATAATACCTTTCCAAAAAGAAAATTTATACACATGTATTTTCTAAATTTAGCTTCAATAACACATACTAGTTTCCAATTATCACCAGGCCAGTACATGTAATAAACCACCTCAAAAACCAATCACATATGATTCTTGCAAATCGATTTCAAACATATACACAAACATAAAGCTTAAATCTTTACCATTAGCAAAATCAAGAAAAACCAAGATCAATAAGTCTATCTACTTACAAAgcattaaaaattaaaaaactaATCATATATGATTATTAAAAATCAATTTATACCATATTAAAAAGCTTCATTCTTTAGTATTCACAAATTAAACAAAAAACCCAGATCAATAAGCCTACTTACAAAAGCATCAAAAAAAACTAACCATATGTAATTCTTGAAAATTCATTTATAACATATAAAAAAAGCTTCTTTCTTTAGTATTCACAAATTAAACAAAAAACCCAGATCAATATAAACTAAACTACAAAGGGTGATCAAAAATGACAAAAAGATCAAACCTTGGTGGCTCCATCAAAAAAATTACGCCTGCAAAGCCGAGAATAAATCTCCTTTTTACACAAATTGGAAGGAAAATTATCAAACAATTTCTCAATAAGTGCTTCATAATTCAAAGGAAGCTTAGATTCCCAAACAAAATCAGCAAAAGAAGCACCACGAAACGCCCTATTAAGAAGAGCAACTTTACAGATCTCTTGTGGGTCCATGTACTCAAGAACTGAGGCCACGCAACTCTCCGGCAAGTCGCCGAGACTTGTTCCCGGCGAAACACACGCATCTGGGtgtccaagaattgaagaaaaaatAGTGCCCATGAAGaaaaaaatgtgaaaaatcaAGACTTTAATGGTGGGCTTTGAGGAGAAAATGGAGATGGGTAGAGAGAGAAAGTGGGGAAAAGTGAAGAGGAGAGAGAGTAAAAAAAGAGGATTGGCGTGTGAGATTTGTCATGAAAACACCCGCGTACAAACAAGAATATTTTGATACTGTGGATGTTTTCATTCATAACACAATATTGCATTAATGTTTGGATAATTGGAAGTTTTGTTGACTAATTTGCCCTTTGAGTGATTGAACTAATGGTGGTTAGTGAGCTAATTTGGTGACGTGGCATCATGGTTGGGGTTGATTTTTGGGGGTATATTTGAAAAGTGGAAATTTAGAGCACTAATTAAGTTGGATAATGGTGGGGGAAGTTTGGATTAATAGAGGTGATCCAACCACCCAAAATATTTAAGTAAAGAATCTCTTGGCAATCTTCTATTTCCTTTTTAATCTCCATATCTctattatctttattatgatcttaaaatggttttataattttattaatatagGGGTGATTGCTTTTATTGCTGTAATATGATTCATAAAAGATATGCTATTTGTCAATCTTACTACTTCTAAATTATAAAAAAAAGATGCTAGGTACCGATTTCGTTTCTAAAATATTTTCTATGTTTAATCTTGTCGATTGGTAACTTTCCCCTAATAATATAGATCTCACGGcgtgtatatatgtatacatacattcgaaaaatattgttatttttattttaaataattcaaaaaaaaaatttgaaagatAAATCTAATAATAAAATCGGTAACATGACGagatatttttatatttataatgaTAGTGTAAAATATTACTACCTCCGTTTTTCTAATTTCTTTAAATTTATTTTTCATTGTTCGGGACGAATCTTAAAACTTATATAAAGTATAGTTATATTTCACctttcttttttaaaaaaaaactaaatattgaattttaattaaaataatatttaaaaaaaataatttataaaattatattatataaaaaaattaaaatacttgtCGAATCATCTCTCAAATATAAAAAATTGAGAGACAGAAGTAGTACTCCCTCTGTCCAAACCATTtttttacactttcctttttggatatcttatccaattttttaaatttcaaaatttaccaaaaataaTAAATGAGTTCTATCATTTTTTTCACTTTTTTTCATTTTCACAATATTTTTACTCCACTATTtcttttttatatattaaaaatcacTCTCACCGGCTTCACTTActtttatttctattttttaCTATTTTATACATATATTTTAACATTCATGCCCAAATCAAATGTAAACTAAAGGCGGAAACGAAGAAGTATAACTTCAGCACGCAGAATCGAATACTGTAACTGATTAGAAGTTTGCATTGTAATCGGTCTTTCTAATGTGTATCTAAGGGCACACATTAAATACTAAATTTTATGAGTTTGGTGCATTTTTATTGGTGGAGTTGTTGTAAATGCGGGGGGTTCATCAATATTTATAATTAGAGGACCAACCAAAATGCACCAAATTCATGGGAGTTGGTGTTTATTGTGTGCACTTGGGCACACATTAGAAAACCCGTTTTTTAATTGTAAGACTGTTTAAGAAAAATCTTGACTTGTATTTGTATGTATACTCGCACCCAACAATTTTATCCACTTGAAAAGGTACTCCCTCTGTccccctcaattctttacatCGGGGAACGGGGACTCGGCACACACTTTAATGTTTTTATAAAGTAGttatacaatttttttttttattttttttcttccagataaaaatataatgttcaaacttttatacgaaaatgaaaattttaaaaataaattacgaaAATATACTTTATAGTTGTCTTAAAAATGCGTGTCAAACATGTGAAAAAAACTGTAAAGAAATTAGAGAGACGGAGGGAGTAGTACATAGTGGCTGTTTGGGAGTAGAGATGTTCAAAAAATCCGAAGTCCGAAATTCGATCCGATCCGATCCGGAACAAAGCCCGAAAAGCCCGGCCTGGTTCGGCCCAGCCCGCGGGCCTTAAATGGGCCTCCTTTTTCTCAAAAATCCAACCCGACCTGAAACCCGGATAAAACCCGGATCTAAAAAAGCCCGGATCTAAGAAAGCCAGGATAAAAGTCCGATTCGACCCGGATAAAAACCCGGGCTTTTTGAAAAGCCCGATTAAAAACCGATTTTTTtgtataaaatttgaaaatatacaatactttttatgatttttaaaatttattttataatattaggAGCAGTTAAGGTATATATGAttgtttatatattatattaaaatgtaattatttattttagtgtctaaactactctatctgatatatcaagataaaatattaaaatatatttttattatataaataaaaaaaccCGGATAAAACCCGGTT
Encoded here:
- the LOC141666761 gene encoding F-box protein PP2-A12-like, encoding MGTIFSSILGHPDACVSPGTSLGDLPESCVASVLEYMDPQEICKVALLNRAFRGASFADFVWESKLPLNYEALIEKLFDNFPSNLCKKEIYSRLCRRNFFDGATKEAWLEKRSGKTCLLISSYGLAITGIEDRRYWNRIPSGESRFESIAYLQQTWWFEVNGEVEFPFPVGSYSLFFRLHLGKRTKRFCRQVCNSEHVHGWDIKPVKFQLATSDGQHATSQCYLREPGSWILYHGGDFVVENSAVLTKVKFSMTQIDCTHTKGGLCVDSVLIYPSELKKSLKRF